In Jeotgalibaca arthritidis, a single genomic region encodes these proteins:
- a CDS encoding LTA synthase family protein, giving the protein MEGITLFQKIKETNPKRYGFFLIAVLLFWLKTYLAYQLEFSLGVDGFYQQLLLFINPLASTLLIFGISLLFSDAKKGYRALLVLYALNTLLLFSNILYYREFTDFITIKTILSAFSLSGGIGTSAITMLNMRDILYWADFILLLFLYKKKVSFSNTEQAFKKQYAFATLALAVGVFFGNLSLAEIDRPQLLTRTFDRNYIVKYLGLNVYTAYDSVKTAQANSVRASADSSDMAPVLDYLEDHHAAANATYFGQAEGRNVIFIHLESMQQFLMNLSMVEENGVESEVTPFLNSLYNSEDSYSFENFFHQTSQGKTSDAELLVDNSLFGLPQGSAFTQLGAENVLHSGPQLLKSKGYTSAVFHGNVGSFWNRDNVYKSMGYDYFFSSETSYTLNEENSLEYGLKDKLFFQESAQYLEKMEQPFYSKFITVSNHFPFPDDELNTVFDIPDTTDQTINGYFNTVHYADQALEEFFQYLKEIDLYDNTMFVLYGDHYGISNSRNRTLAPLLGKSPTLWNDYQNTMLQRVPFIIHIPGIGSGEIKDTFGGQVDVLPTVLHLLGVETESYVQMGQDLLSDEHDQTVVFRNGTLVTPDYTILDSYVYDTKSGRMLATTLDVETDLTKEVLALKEVGQTQLNMSDQVLNGDLLRFYSPANFTPADKESVNYLDSPGQLLNDYLEAGEDSTSVLKKNKDESTVPLYQTDAPEFPANQVETEETDVEESADDTQTQEME; this is encoded by the coding sequence ATGGAGGGGATAACCTTGTTTCAAAAAATCAAAGAGACCAACCCTAAGCGTTACGGTTTCTTTCTTATTGCGGTCCTACTATTCTGGCTGAAAACTTACCTTGCTTATCAATTGGAATTTTCTTTAGGAGTTGATGGTTTTTATCAACAACTGCTCTTGTTTATTAATCCACTTGCGAGTACCTTACTTATCTTCGGGATCTCGTTACTGTTCTCGGACGCTAAAAAAGGTTACCGCGCACTCTTGGTTCTGTATGCATTAAATACATTACTCTTGTTTTCAAATATTCTGTATTACCGAGAATTCACGGATTTCATTACAATCAAAACGATTCTCAGCGCCTTTTCTTTAAGCGGCGGTATCGGAACCAGTGCAATTACCATGTTAAATATGCGTGATATTCTCTACTGGGCTGATTTCATTTTACTTCTTTTCCTATATAAAAAGAAGGTCTCTTTTTCAAATACCGAACAAGCCTTTAAAAAGCAATACGCTTTTGCTACATTAGCCTTGGCAGTCGGCGTATTCTTCGGTAACTTAAGTCTAGCAGAAATTGACCGTCCACAACTACTGACACGGACATTTGACCGTAACTACATTGTAAAATACTTAGGTTTAAATGTATACACAGCTTATGACAGTGTTAAAACAGCCCAAGCTAACTCGGTTCGTGCCAGCGCAGATAGTTCAGATATGGCACCTGTTTTAGATTACTTAGAAGACCATCACGCAGCAGCTAACGCTACTTACTTCGGTCAAGCTGAAGGCCGTAACGTGATTTTTATCCACTTGGAAAGTATGCAACAATTTTTAATGAACCTATCTATGGTTGAAGAAAATGGTGTTGAAAGTGAAGTGACACCTTTCCTAAACAGCCTTTACAATAGTGAAGACTCTTATAGTTTTGAAAACTTCTTCCACCAAACAAGCCAAGGAAAAACAAGTGATGCTGAGTTGCTCGTTGATAATTCATTATTCGGCTTGCCACAAGGTTCTGCCTTTACACAACTAGGTGCTGAGAACGTCTTACATTCAGGTCCACAATTGTTGAAATCAAAAGGCTATACATCAGCTGTTTTCCACGGTAATGTGGGATCATTTTGGAACCGTGATAACGTTTATAAATCAATGGGTTATGATTATTTCTTTAGTTCTGAAACAAGCTACACTCTTAATGAAGAAAATTCATTGGAATACGGCTTGAAAGATAAACTATTCTTCCAAGAATCGGCTCAATATTTAGAAAAAATGGAACAACCTTTCTATTCGAAATTTATTACCGTTTCTAATCACTTCCCATTCCCAGATGATGAATTAAACACTGTTTTTGATATTCCTGATACAACTGATCAAACCATTAACGGCTACTTCAATACAGTTCACTATGCCGATCAAGCATTGGAAGAATTTTTCCAATACTTGAAAGAAATCGATCTATATGATAACACCATGTTTGTCTTATACGGTGACCACTATGGTATTTCAAACTCAAGAAATCGTACGTTAGCACCATTGCTTGGCAAGAGTCCAACTCTTTGGAATGATTACCAAAACACTATGCTACAACGTGTACCGTTTATCATCCATATTCCAGGAATTGGTAGCGGCGAAATCAAAGACACATTCGGTGGACAAGTTGACGTTCTACCAACTGTTCTTCATTTACTCGGTGTCGAAACAGAATCTTACGTTCAAATGGGACAAGATTTACTTTCTGACGAGCATGACCAAACTGTTGTCTTTAGAAATGGAACGCTCGTGACACCAGATTATACTATCTTAGATAGCTATGTTTACGATACAAAATCTGGTCGTATGCTAGCAACAACACTCGATGTTGAGACAGATTTAACAAAAGAAGTACTTGCCCTGAAAGAAGTCGGTCAAACCCAATTAAATATGTCTGATCAAGTCTTAAATGGCGACCTACTTCGTTTCTACTCACCAGCTAACTTTACACCAGCTGATAAAGAATCTGTTAATTACTTGGATTCTCCAGGTCAATTGTTAAACGATTATTTAGAAGCAGGCGAAGACAGTACATCCGTCTTGAAGAAAAACAAAGATGAGTCTACTGTGCCACTGTATCAAACTGATGCACCTGAGTTTCCAGCTAACCAAGTCGAAACAGAAGAAACAGATGTAGAAGAATCTGCCGACGACACGCAAACACAAGAAATGGAATAA
- a CDS encoding class I SAM-dependent rRNA methyltransferase, with product MSTRRAISVTQKSASFIRKGDPLLVKESFPKELHFEEGEVVSLVDPQGQFVANAYLAIQNKGLGWIYSYHKEEAFDQTFFIQQFHTALARRQALLDDEMTTAFRLFNAEGDGIPGVTIDLYDSYAVFSWYSKGVYRYQAELIEAFKQVFPFVTGIYEKNRYQSDDQAASDFVEGQQAPEPLYVKENGVMYATYLDEGWMTGIFLDQRHVRQAIMERYASGKSVLNTFSYTGAFSVAAAMGGAAHTTSVDVANRSLEKTKEQFVVNGIDPDTQLIRVMDVFDYIQYAKRKSLAFDLIVVDPPSFARTKKRTFSVVKDYSKMVEDLIDISADDAIFVCSSNAANYKRDKFKADIEKAFKNKEVGCRILEEHRLPEDFPAPAASQTSQYLKVFIIQKTK from the coding sequence ATGAGTACAAGAAGAGCAATCAGTGTGACGCAAAAATCAGCGTCTTTTATTAGAAAAGGTGATCCTTTATTGGTGAAAGAAAGTTTTCCTAAAGAGCTTCACTTTGAAGAAGGAGAAGTCGTGTCATTAGTTGACCCACAAGGGCAGTTTGTAGCTAATGCTTACTTAGCTATTCAAAACAAAGGATTAGGTTGGATTTACAGTTATCACAAGGAAGAGGCGTTTGACCAAACCTTCTTTATCCAGCAATTCCACACGGCTTTAGCGAGACGTCAAGCTTTGTTAGATGATGAGATGACGACTGCTTTTCGTTTGTTTAACGCTGAAGGAGATGGTATTCCTGGTGTAACGATTGACCTTTATGATAGTTATGCGGTTTTCTCTTGGTACAGTAAAGGCGTTTACCGTTATCAAGCAGAATTGATTGAAGCCTTTAAACAAGTTTTTCCATTTGTAACAGGTATTTACGAAAAAAACCGCTATCAATCAGATGATCAGGCAGCTAGTGATTTTGTAGAAGGCCAACAAGCACCAGAACCGCTTTACGTCAAAGAGAATGGTGTCATGTATGCGACTTACTTAGATGAAGGTTGGATGACGGGTATCTTTTTAGACCAACGTCATGTTCGTCAAGCGATTATGGAACGTTATGCGAGTGGTAAGTCTGTCCTCAATACCTTTAGTTATACGGGGGCATTTTCAGTAGCCGCTGCTATGGGTGGCGCTGCTCATACAACCAGTGTGGATGTTGCTAATCGCTCTTTGGAAAAAACGAAAGAACAATTTGTCGTGAATGGCATTGACCCAGATACGCAACTCATTCGTGTGATGGATGTTTTTGATTACATCCAATACGCTAAACGTAAGTCGTTAGCCTTTGATTTGATTGTCGTTGACCCGCCATCATTCGCCCGTACTAAGAAACGGACATTCTCAGTGGTCAAAGACTACAGTAAAATGGTTGAAGATTTAATTGATATTTCAGCAGATGATGCGATTTTTGTTTGCTCATCCAACGCCGCTAACTACAAGCGCGATAAATTCAAAGCAGACATTGAAAAAGCCTTTAAAAATAAAGAAGTGGGCTGCCGCATTTTAGAAGAGCACCGCCTACCAGAAGACTTCCCAGCACCAGCTGCCAGTCAAACAAGCCAATATTTAAAAGTCTTTATTATTCAAAAGACTAAATAG
- a CDS encoding BaiN/RdsA family NAD(P)/FAD-dependent oxidoreductase: MKKNVIVIGGGSSGLMAAATAAEFGAAVTIVEKNKDLGKKLLLTGGGRCNVTNNRPEEEIIAHIPGNGRFLHSAFNQFNQFDIMKYFTSRGVALKEEDHGRMFPVTDRARTILETFIEELKRQGVTVRTNATVAKIIYSQNNAIEGVELDSGEILPADRIVLATGGKSLPRTGSTGDGYRFAKEVGHTITELYPTEAPITSPEPFIKERVLKGLSLRNVALSVLNKKGKKVTNHQMDMIFTHFGVSGPAALRCSMFIHQTKKRDKVDIVTMSLDVFPEQSLGQLQQDMQKLIKEHADKSVKNGWKDLMPERYLLFGLERVGIDPNQTLKSLNPKDIQAFAEFCKSFTFQADGTHPLDKAFVTGGGVSTKEVNPKTMESKLMPGLYFCGELLDYNGYTGGYNITGAFVTGHTSGYHAAIDD, translated from the coding sequence ATGAAGAAAAACGTTATCGTCATTGGTGGCGGATCAAGTGGCCTAATGGCTGCTGCCACTGCTGCAGAATTTGGTGCAGCCGTAACAATCGTTGAAAAAAACAAAGATCTCGGCAAAAAACTGCTGCTTACTGGTGGAGGCCGATGTAATGTTACTAATAACCGACCTGAAGAAGAAATCATTGCTCATATCCCTGGTAATGGCCGTTTTTTACACAGCGCCTTTAACCAATTTAACCAATTCGATATTATGAAATATTTTACATCACGTGGTGTTGCACTCAAAGAGGAAGACCATGGTCGAATGTTCCCGGTCACAGACCGCGCAAGAACTATCCTGGAAACCTTTATTGAAGAACTGAAAAGACAAGGCGTGACGGTTCGGACCAACGCAACAGTTGCTAAAATTATCTATTCTCAGAACAACGCTATTGAAGGTGTTGAACTCGACTCCGGTGAAATTCTGCCGGCAGACCGAATTGTTTTAGCTACTGGTGGAAAGTCATTACCTCGAACAGGTTCAACAGGCGATGGCTACCGTTTTGCTAAAGAAGTCGGTCATACGATTACAGAGCTTTATCCAACAGAAGCTCCGATTACGTCACCAGAACCCTTTATTAAAGAACGTGTTCTAAAAGGTTTATCACTAAGAAACGTTGCCTTAAGTGTCTTAAATAAAAAAGGTAAAAAAGTGACCAATCATCAAATGGATATGATTTTTACCCATTTTGGTGTCTCTGGCCCTGCTGCCCTTCGTTGTTCCATGTTTATTCATCAAACAAAGAAACGCGATAAAGTAGACATTGTAACTATGAGTTTGGATGTTTTTCCAGAACAAAGTCTGGGACAGCTTCAACAAGACATGCAAAAGCTTATTAAAGAACACGCAGATAAAAGTGTTAAAAATGGTTGGAAAGATTTAATGCCAGAGCGCTATTTACTATTTGGGCTTGAGCGTGTAGGAATCGATCCAAACCAAACACTTAAATCATTGAACCCTAAAGACATTCAAGCATTTGCAGAGTTTTGTAAATCATTTACCTTCCAAGCTGATGGCACACATCCACTAGACAAAGCATTTGTTACCGGTGGTGGTGTCTCTACTAAGGAAGTCAATCCGAAGACAATGGAAAGTAAGCTAATGCCCGGTTTATATTTCTGTGGTGAGTTATTGGACTACAATGGCTATACAGGTGGCTATAATATTACAGGTGCCTTCGTTACTGGGCATACTTCTGGCTATCATGCCGCAATCGATGACTAA
- a CDS encoding nitroreductase family protein — MEFEKVIAQNHTSEHFKGIHLTRAQIESIVKAGQSAPIIDELRDQFHISVISSERALEYLTESGKNIPADLIEEVSLGGPVYFIISVKESDLSEESAYLYAGIVMGNMQLQATNSFLGYRFASEQKKVTLIDQVLKERLEIPQDFKPVQVLKVGYVEEDIKKRKVSHGEVLTNIIK, encoded by the coding sequence ATGGAATTTGAAAAAGTTATTGCTCAAAATCATACGAGTGAGCATTTTAAGGGGATACATTTAACCCGAGCACAGATTGAAAGTATCGTTAAAGCTGGACAATCAGCACCGATTATTGATGAGCTGCGAGACCAATTCCATATTTCTGTGATTAGCAGTGAACGTGCATTGGAATACTTAACAGAAAGCGGTAAGAATATTCCAGCTGATTTAATAGAAGAAGTGAGTTTAGGTGGACCTGTTTACTTTATTATTTCTGTTAAGGAAAGTGACTTGTCTGAAGAATCTGCCTACCTTTATGCAGGCATTGTAATGGGTAACATGCAATTACAAGCAACCAATAGTTTCTTGGGTTATCGATTTGCCTCTGAACAAAAGAAAGTTACTTTAATCGACCAAGTTTTAAAAGAGCGTTTAGAAATTCCCCAAGATTTTAAACCTGTTCAAGTTTTGAAAGTTGGTTACGTTGAAGAGGATATCAAAAAGAGAAAAGTTTCGCATGGCGAAGTTTTAACTAATATCATTAAGTAA
- a CDS encoding ABC transporter ATP-binding protein — MSYVSLKNISKYYQMGDNKIVANDNINFDIEKGEFVVILGPSGAGKSTVLNILGGMDMASEGEIIIGGTNIADYTEKELTTYRRLDVGFIFQFYNLVPNLTAKENVELASQISGKALDAEMVLNAVGLEQRMDNFPAQLSGGEQQRVAIARAIAKQPKLLLCDEPTGALDYETGKQILSLLQDTCRNTGTTVIVITHNQAIAPMADRIIEINNAKVRAIRQNPQPKDVSEIEW; from the coding sequence ATGAGTTATGTAAGCTTAAAAAATATTAGTAAATACTACCAAATGGGTGACAATAAAATTGTTGCGAACGATAATATAAACTTTGATATTGAAAAAGGTGAATTTGTTGTTATTTTGGGTCCGTCAGGGGCTGGGAAGTCAACCGTCTTAAATATATTGGGCGGCATGGATATGGCTAGTGAAGGTGAGATTATCATCGGTGGCACTAATATTGCTGACTACACAGAAAAAGAACTAACGACTTATCGTCGATTAGATGTTGGATTTATTTTCCAGTTTTATAATTTAGTTCCTAACCTTACTGCTAAGGAGAATGTAGAATTAGCATCGCAAATTTCTGGAAAGGCCTTGGATGCTGAAATGGTTCTGAATGCAGTAGGCTTGGAACAGCGTATGGATAATTTTCCTGCCCAATTGTCGGGGGGAGAGCAACAGCGTGTGGCCATTGCGCGAGCGATTGCTAAACAACCGAAGCTACTCTTATGCGACGAGCCAACGGGTGCCCTTGATTATGAAACAGGCAAACAAATTTTGTCCTTATTGCAAGATACCTGTCGTAATACAGGCACGACGGTCATTGTGATTACGCATAACCAAGCCATTGCCCCAATGGCAGACCGTATTATTGAAATAAACAATGCCAAAGTTCGGGCAATCCGCCAGAACCCTCAACCAAAGGATGTTTCAGAAATAGAATGGTAA